A window of Micromonospora eburnea genomic DNA:
GTTCTGGCTCCTCGGATCCCTGGGGCTGGCCCGGTGGAACGCCCTGCTGGCGGTGACGGCGATTGTGGCGGGCTGCATGATCGTCTACCTGACCATCGTCGGACGGCGCCTCGACGTCCTGGCCATCGGTGACGAGACCGCGCAGACGCTGGGCGTGTCACCTGACCGGTTCCGGCTACGCCTGCTCGCGATCGTCTCGCTCAGCGTCGGCGTGCTGGTCTCCGCAGCCGGCAGCATCGGATTCGTCGGCCTCGTCATCCCCCACCTGGCCCGACGCATCGTCGGAGCGCCGCACGTACGCGTGGTGCCGGCCGCCGCGTTGCTCGGGGCCATTCTCCTGGTCTGGGCCGATGTGCTCGCCCGGGTCCTACTGGCCCCGCAGGAGATCCCGATCGGCATCATCACCGCCCTGCTCGGCGCGCCCTTCCTGCTGTTCCTGATCCGTCGTCTGCACTCCACCGGCGCGTGAGGCGCCCGATCCGCCAGGAAAGAGAGGCATGAAGTCACTTCGTCTCGCCGTCACCGCGGCGATCTCCTCGACAGTTCTGCTCACCACGGCCTGTGGCGGCGGCCCCGACGCCGGATCGGCCGCGACCGGCCAGGGTTACCCGGTCACTGTCACCAACTGCGGGACGGAGGTGACGTTCGACGCCGCCCCGAAGCGGGTCGTCCTGCTCAAGAGTGCGGCCGTGCCGTACCTGCACGCGATCGGCGTCATGGACCGGGTCACCGCTCGCGCCGGCCAATATCCGATGGAGTACTACGACGAGGCGACCCGCGCCGAACTGGACCGGATCCCGCTGCTGACCGACAAGACCGACACCAGCGGCCACCTGCAGATCTCCAAGGAAGTCGTGATCAGCCATCAGCCGGATCTGGTGCTCGGCCAGGTGGACAATCTCTCCCGCGACACGTTGTCGGCGGTGGACATCCCCCTGTTGGAGGAGCCTGCCATGTGCCCCGGCAGCACGGCCGCGGCAACCTTCGACGACATCTACGCCCAGCTCCAGACGTACGGCAAGGTGTTCGGCCGTACGGCCGAGGCCACGACCGCGGTCACCGCGCTTAAGGAGCGGATGACGAAGATCCAGGCCGAGGCGGACCCGTCGTCCGGACGCACGGCGGCGGTGCTGTACCCGACGGTCGGCGGGGGCACCACGTACGCCTACGGAACGGCCAGCATGGCCCACCCGCAGTTGGCGGCCGCGGGCTTCCGCAACGTCTTCGGCGACGTGCAGAAGCGGGTCTTCGAGGTCACCGTGGAGGAACTGCTCGGCCGCGATCCCGACGTGCTGATCCTGCTGTACACCGACGGGGATCCGAAGGCAGTCGAGCAGGGCCTGACCGGGCTGCCCGGTGCCGAGAAACTCAAGGCCGTCGGCAACGGCGACATCATGACCCAGCTGTTCAACTTCACCGAGCCGCCCACCCCGCTGTCGATCGACGGCCTGGAGCGGATCGTGCAGCGGTTCAAGGGCAGCGCGTGATCCAGGCAACCGCCA
This region includes:
- a CDS encoding ABC transporter substrate-binding protein; amino-acid sequence: MKSLRLAVTAAISSTVLLTTACGGGPDAGSAATGQGYPVTVTNCGTEVTFDAAPKRVVLLKSAAVPYLHAIGVMDRVTARAGQYPMEYYDEATRAELDRIPLLTDKTDTSGHLQISKEVVISHQPDLVLGQVDNLSRDTLSAVDIPLLEEPAMCPGSTAAATFDDIYAQLQTYGKVFGRTAEATTAVTALKERMTKIQAEADPSSGRTAAVLYPTVGGGTTYAYGTASMAHPQLAAAGFRNVFGDVQKRVFEVTVEELLGRDPDVLILLYTDGDPKAVEQGLTGLPGAEKLKAVGNGDIMTQLFNFTEPPTPLSIDGLERIVQRFKGSA